One Echeneis naucrates chromosome 4, fEcheNa1.1, whole genome shotgun sequence genomic window, TCATTTAATAAGCCAGTAAAGAaaactttttgaaaatgtctttcagtCCTTCAGCGGTGCTTCCCTGATTTCATTACAAGAGATGGACTTCTAACTGTAGCCAATCAGACCCTCTTCAAAGatggagaaaataaagagagaagtGTCAGCGACCTCAAAGCTGCTGCCAAGTAAGTCCTTCTTCTGTGTGACGTCACTCTTGAGCTTTGTTGTTGATTTAGTTGAGCTATACAAGTAGCAAAGTCAGACTCAGTGCATTACATGGAGATTTGGTAGCTAGCTGTGGTAAAATAATTTTGCATGATAATTTACCCTGTGGTATGAATTGTCCTAAAGCTTTTATACTGTCATAGGGCTGCCAATTCTACACCCAGAGAGTTCTGGACAGATATTAAAGGGTAGGACATGTGGGCATGTCACTTATGCCCAGGAATGTGTCCAGCCACATTCAAAGTTATTTGCATGTGTATTGCATGAAAAATTCAGCATACCTCCCACTTCCAGGGAAGAATTTCAGGGATGACCAAAAGCTTTTAACAATTGCGTTTTAAATAAATGCTGTCGACATGTTAATGGGCTAAGATGGAAAAGCAGCGACATCATGTATGCGAACTACTGAGCTCATACTCTGAAAATACATGATTCTTTGCTGTGAATTACCTGGAAATGTAATGTGCTTTAATGCTTCTCTTTTCATAGCCAAGTAACCGCCATGCAACAAGGAGTGGAAAGGTctcaaaatgatttatttcagctttttaactTTCCCTCTTGTAACCAATAGCCTTGTGTAGACTAACCCTTCCACCTCTGCAGTTCATCATGGAGAATCAATCCCTTCATCTTGCCACCTGCAAAAGTGGAGAAGAATTAGGgcagataaataaaactttatctACTTGGTAACATCAAGCCAGTTTATATACCTTATTAAGCTCTGCACAGCGTTGTAACATGAAACAGAGTAATGCagtgccccctggtggtcacTAATTTAACTACCTTAAACTAGATATAAAATTAAGTTTGTATAACAGCACTGGAGATGAGCCAAACTCTTAAACATGGGCAGGGTTTCTCTGACCTTTAGGCAGCCGAGTTAGAGCTCTTCATCATAAGAATGCTGTCAAAACTCAGAACACTTCCACTGCTTGTTTGTCCCATAGAAATGTCAGCTTGTCCCCtattcctcctctgtctgtggAGATTTATCTGAGTCATAGGGCAGTGTCTCTGCAGTCAAACCTTGCTGTAGTTGTCTCATAACTCTGCGACCTGTCTTGTAGTTTGGAGCCAAACGTTTGTAATCCTGTGCATCCTAATGGGGCACAACATTAGCATTCAGCACACAACACAGAATTATCTAGTTTTATAGGACTTAAAGTACAGTTGTTTTTAACACTGACATTAtaatgtgaaaagaaataaatgggtGTCTAACATATCCACCACTAAGtgctcacctgtttcacattTAGTAACATGCTGCCAAACCATTTTCCTCCTTATTGttagagctgctgctcagtaGCGCTTTAGCATCACTAATGCTGTTTTGTGATTCTCTGatatgaagtttgtttttttgtttggttttttttttctttttcttttttccacactCTCAAAATCCAATATGGCTCATAGAGATGAGATAATCGAAAgcattttgatcattttgatttcatctttgttttgcaGTGAGAGCTTTAAAGATAAATCCAAGTGTCAAAATGTTTTCGAGAAAACCTTGCAAACAGAGGCAGTAACACAAACTCTGCCATAGCCACCTCTGTCTTCTTATTAACTTCCCTTTTTGTCATCCTTCTCTTTCCCACATACAGAGGTATTGCCAGTTTACTAAATGCCAAAGAAGTTGGCATGAAGATCTTTGAGGATTATGCAAATTCCTGGAACTGGATCGTCATGTAAGAATGGCTGttgtttctgctcatttttcatgttattcCTGCACCTTATGAATTGTGTGCTGTCTGGTGCTCTGAGAAATTTACTTAGCCATCAATGAAAGCAAAGGTGAACCGTGTAATGTTTTTCAACTTATCCACCtgctcaaacaaaacaaactagtGGAATTTTGCACATTAGGTAGTTAATAACacatcatgatttatttttttcagaacatcttgccaaatgaaattttattcaACAATATATGCATTGTATGTGAATTTCGTCACTTTTCGTTACAGCAGtatatatgtgtttgtatacattgtgttgttgcagtggtCTGGTGATCACCATGGTAGTCAGTCTGCTCTTTATCCTGCTGCTGCGCTACACTGCTGGTGTGCTCCTGTGGCTCATTGTATTCTGTGCTATCACTGCTGTCGGCTATGGTGAGTAAGCACCATAAACACTTACCCACATCCCAGTGACTTTTATATACTTTGCACATATGTTGGAGatgttgtctgtatttttatcgtttgtttttttttttttcacctgtctTACAGTTAGCCACCCTGCTGTTATATAAAATTGTAGGAGATTTACGTGTGCCTGGATTTGtcattccttctctctctgtcttccagGTATCTGGCACTGCTACTGGGAGTACAGTACCCTGAGAGGGAAGCCAGGAACTAATGTCACCATCTCTGATATTGGCTTTCACACTGACTTCAGCATTTACCTGAAGATCAGCGAGACCTGGCTCATCTTCAGTATGTTGTCATGTACCACAAATGATTTGTTGTCCTTGCAAGTTTACTTTCACAGTCAAGTTGATGTTTAAATGAGCATCTAGTTTATGAATTGCCCATTTTTTAATAGACTataatagtttttcttttcttttttttccggATACGGAACTACTGATAGTTATTCagtaatatttaattttgtttttatttcgcAGTGATCTCACTGGCGGCGATTGAGACCATCATTGTGgtgatattgatatttttgaGATCAAGGCTGCGCATCGCTGTTgcattactgaaggaaggaagcaAGTAAGACTGGATAAAAGCTTTGCTGACTACTTAAAATTTGAATACTGAgtgtgatgtatttttttttttttttccccctccctaATACAATGTTTGATCTTTACTGTTTTTAGGGCCATTAGCTACATCATGTCCACTCTCTTCTACCCTATCATCACCTTTTTCCTTCTGGCCATTTGCATCGCTTACTGGGCCGTTACAGCAGTGTATCCTCCAAACTGCAACGCTAATGAACTGTTTTGTGACTCTTTCATGGAGCCTAACATAGTTTTGCAGTAGAAACACTACATGTATTTAATTAAGATATCAGTAACAGTAAATATATCATGCAGTGTAACTGAAGTTAACTTTAATAGGTGAGGAATGTTATGGATTGTAGATAACCCTTTGTGTTTCCCTTAACTAGTCCCCCTTCAGCTTCTTAGCATCATCTGGGTACGCAGTCTATAAGGTCACTTCCCCTGATGATAAATGCATGTATGCCAACATCACATGCAATCCAAAGGTAAGCATCACACAGCCATGCCAATCGTTCGCTGAAGAAATACTTCATGTGTTAGTGTTTTTAGTTTGTATTCAGAAAAAtatgtcacatttttttgtgtttgtaactAAGTAATTTCTCTGTCGCTTCTTGCTCTGTGAACTATTTCTTAGATTCCTTCACCACAATCAACTGTGATCACGGAAAGCAAGcgtaattgctttttttttaattgcttcagTAAAATCTGCTGAGGAGCATATATAACCATTAGAACTGATGTTCTCTAATTTAGATTGACTTTATATTACAGCCTGTCAGCTATCAATGCCTATTTTACATATATTAATTATTAGCCTGTCTGCCCTCTCCTGGCTCATGCAGAGTAATGTGAGCTTTAAAAGGATTGATGTGCTGTGTGGTCACACAGTGTTAAATAAATGCAGGATTACCTCAGAGCCTTATATTGATAAAATGATTCATTACCGCACAAATGAAGATGCaacagaggaaaacagtgacactagtgtgtttttgtattttttatttatttttttgtttgtttgtttgttttagtgatTTAGTAGCGGTCGTAAATTAAGTTAAGCTAAGAGTGTAGAATAGTGCACTCTGTCTGAccagacagacaaaataaaatctattacTTTCTTTCAGACCTTCAGTCAGACCAACATCACCAAAGTGTGCCCTGGATCACAATGCATGTTCGCCTTCTATGGTGGGGAGAGTGTATACCACCGCTACATCTTAGTCCTCCATCTGTGTAACCTATTTGTGTTCCTCTGGCTGGTCAACTTTACCATCGCTTTGGGCCAGTGCACCCTGGCAGGGGCTTTTGCTTCGTACTACTGGGCCTTGAAGAAACCAAATGACATCCCTGCCTGCCCGCTCTACTCCTCATTTAGCAGAGCCATATGGTAGGGAGCATGGTGTTGGATGTTATGTTCGATTGTACCTGATTAACAAATCAGGTGCTAGTTTTTATCATGGCGAGTTTCTGTTGCTAAGTAGAAAACAACATTgtacaaatatacattttcccataaaaAAGTCAAGAATGAACAAAATATTTGCAAGTGAATGCACCACAAGCATCAGATAACTCTACAAAGTTAACAGGCACTGTTTTAGTTGATGTGAAATATAAACCATGCAAAAAGTTGCATCGACTGATTTCATCGTGTGTCTCAGCTATCACACGGGCTCCCTCGCCTTCGGTTCTCTGATCATTGCAGTGGTACAGACTGTTCGGATAGTTCTGGAATACCTGGATCAAAAATTGAAAGGTAAGCTGTGACTTTGAGGGACACTGTTGTTTTCCCAATAGAATGATTATTTCCAGGGTGataatttgtctttttccagGTTCTCAAAATGCTTGTGCTCGATATTTACTTTGCTGCCTCAAATGCTGTTTCTGGTGCCTGGAAAATTTCCTCAAGTTTATAAATAGAAATGCATACATTATGGTGAGTGGCAGAGCATCTCCTTTTGGGTATCTGGGAGGTCAATTTTAAACTGGCTTGGCTTGTACCTTATTTTATCTCCCTCTACTAAGCATTTATTCCCCAACAGATAGCAATATATGGAAAGAGTTTCTGCACTTCATCGAAGGACGCGTTCTTCCTCTTGATGAGGAATGTTATTCGGTAAGACCTATTCTTACACCTACCAAGGGTCAGAGTACCGATGATTTGAAAGGTTTCTCCATTAAGAGGCCTACACAACAAATCAttttgtggaaataaaaaaacaaaaaacaaaactgtaggTGTAAAAGCTTTAAATTTGCGTGTATACATTGGTAAAGCAACCAAGAGTGTCTGTAGCATTTACACATATTTCTTGGCGAACCTTTTTCTACTTTTGTACTTGATGATGTATGGCCCTTGTCTTACTCCTCTGTAGGGTGGCTGTTCTGGACAAGGTGACAGACTTTCTGCTCTTCCTGGGAAAACTACTAATTTCAGGAAGTGTCGGTAAGTTTAATGATGAGGTGACATAAAGAGCGGCACAGATGAGACATTAATTACTTCTGTGTGCCCCTTCTGGTGAGGATTTGGGCTAGTCTGATTGCTTTTAACTCTTAAGTATCATCAGTGTGTTATTTATTGAGCTGAAAGTAGTAATGGTGGTTGATAATGTAATGGTCCATACTGTATACACCAATCAGCTGTAACATCGTGAGCGGTGGCAGGTGATGTTAATTATATAAATTAGCTCATTACaatggcacctgtcagtggttggaatattcattcattcatctatcttcaaccgcttatccgttgtggggcactggagccaatcccagctcacactgggcgagggcggggtcaccctggacaggtcgccagtccatcacaggaccaacacacagagaccaacaaccactcacactcagactcagacctacagacaatttagagtcaccagttaacacaaacatgatgtctttggacggagggaggaaacccccCATCAGACTCTGCACAGAAGGGCCCCAGATCCGGGACCAGAACCTGcaaccttcctgttgtggggcaacagcactaaccactattccaccgtgctgccctggTTGGGATATATTAGGCAGAAAGTAAACATTTAGTAGAGCTTCAGTAATGTAAACAAGTTCAAGGTTTTGGCAACTTACAGGACCTCAGGCATCTGCTGCCAATGTTTTGGTGCCAGACATCACAGCACACCTTCAGACGTCTAGGGGAGTCCAGAAAAGGGAGACCTGCACAATATTAGGCATTGATCATAATGTTATAATTGGTGGATGCATGTTCTTTTTACTTATTCTTGTTAttctgaaattgttttgttttccaggtgtTCTTgcgtttttcttcttcacacgGCAAATACCAGTCATTCAAGAGGAAGTCCCATCTTTAAACTACTACTGGGTGCCTCTTTTGGTGAGGAGTTAAAATGTGGGCTGTTTCATAAATAATTGGAGGAGTACATAGAGCTGGGACTAATTGAGATGTAGTTGTATTCTGATTTGGGCTATTCACTTTTCACACAATGGATTTAATCAGATTAAAATTATTCCATTGAGACATGTTTTATCTTTGGCCTTTCTATGCCTTCTCAATAGATAGTTATGCTGATGGCATTTTTAATACCCagagagaagaatgaaaatGCAGTCGGAGCATTAGGAGGACAAAGACATGAAATGCAATGAGAGAAGCAGAAACAATACCAGTGAAAATATTCTTGTAGTGTACTTTCTAGTGACAGCTGTTTTCTCCTTGtcgggtttctttttttttttttcttggttctGATAAATGTAAGACCCCACTGCACTTAGTCCATTCTTGACAGTTTGCTGCAATCTAATAGTTTTGTTAATGAATTTATGGCTCCTCCTTTCATACTTCTTGATGCTCTGGCAGATTTTGCTGAGAAAACACTGCACCCTGACTGTGACCTGTTGATTCTTTCAGACGGTGATATTCGGATCGTACATGGTTGCACAAGGCTTTTTTAACGTCTATGCCATGTGCGTGGACACATTGTTCCTGTGCTTTTGTAAGTATGCAGGTCCATAGCTGGGATGGTTAAAGATTAAATGCCAAGTGACCTGTCAGAAATGTACCATTCTCCGTCTTTAAACTGGCTTTAAGTCCAAACTGTGACTGACTTCTGCACATTCACTGTTTCTGCACTCTTTGGTTCCttcatgtctgtgtttattcatttctactaagcttttgcttttctttctcttcctggtTGCCTCTCTGTCCACTGTCTGCTattcctgctgctccttcctgTGCTGGGTCCTGGTCTCAGGTGAAGACCTGGAAAGGAACGATGGTTCTTCCTCCAGACCCTACTACATGTCTCCTGGCCTGCACAAGATCCTGCGCAAAGGAGAGGAGGCTGCCAAATCTTGTGCTGCCTCCTGAGCAATGTGCGGCCATTTTACTAAACCGTTGACTCTTACTGACTTCTCCATATCAACCTATTTGCGTGGGTGTCTGGACGTTTAAGAGCGAGTACTGTAGGGCTAAACATTACGACTGGAATGTGTTCCAGTCTGGTCTTGGATGACCTGGAAAGGAGAGGACATGCTTTTACTTTGGTTCCTCACAGAAAAGGCATGAAAAAAGACCTCTGTACACTTCTTCTCTTGAGCCAACTCAGAtacttgcctttttttctgtcacatttttggttcttttttcttttctctattttCTGCTGACCTCTGCCTTACTGAGAGGGTACTTGTCAACTCGCAGGATCGATGCACAGACTgtgacaaaaaaaggaaaaaagcattTTACCCAAACAAACATGAGGACCTTAATATGTACAGATGCCACTGATGGACTGTGGCATAAGGTATCACCGTtcgaaaaacaaacaaacaaacgaacaagaAAAAAGTGGAGGACTTATGAGGCACTCTCTTGTCGCACTTTGGTCTTCTAGTGTAAAATCATGTTTTGTATGCACTTTCACATATGGGAAAAGAACcatgtgatttatttcatcTGCCTAGCATGATTATTTTTGCTGGCTGTTGATGTTTACCATTGATTTTATAGGTTGCTTTGATCCACTGTATTTAtactaacacagacacacaaatccaaaaaCAGTGTGTATACTGCACTTGGCAAAACaggttttccttcttttccatcattaaaaaaagaaaaagaaaaaaaaaaggtcacaatcATTTCAAGGTTTCCATTTGACTTATAGATGTACTGTAAACCACACAGAGACTTTGTGGGAGGCCAAGACttcaaaagacattttatgGTTTTTGCGTAAAATTTCAACAGAAGCTGACAGTTTTTCAGGAAACTTCTGAATGCAGCCACTAGTTTATGTGCCTagttgtggaaaaaaaaaaaaaaaagttcctcttACTCGGTGGTTTTAGACCTAACACCAGGAACCTTTGCGATACAGTTTATAAAAGGATGTCAAAGCCATTTTTGGTAAATTTTTTATTGGATGGTTCAGATGTAGTACTGTTTTAATACTAAGTATAATACACACATCTGTCTGGAGGTTATTCAATGTTCTTTTTGTATAGGggaatttttttaatcaatgaaatccaatgaaaatgtgaattttttttttttttttttttttggaataaatataaatggttAAAGTATTGTCTGGTATATTTTCAAAGCACCTAGCTTTTGGCTTTAACACTTCTAGCATATCGTAAATGTCAGGGTTTAACTTCAGTGCACAGATTTTTCCTAATGTAATTTTAACTCTTTGCTGCTGCCTCCTAGTGTGGGATCTGGAGGTTAACGACGGCAGTCTGGAGCGGCCTTTCTACATGGAAAAAGGCTTGAGGCACGTCCTCAACAAGAAGAACGCCgtcagaaagaaaagaggctAAAGGTGAGGAAGGAGACCAGCCCATGGTTCGAGCCCAATAGACAATAAGCATCCTGCCAAATGTAATTTAAGTGTGCATCAGTTGATAATGTACACTAATAGACAAACTGGGGAGATGGAGATCTCATAATCTGACTCATCCACATTCAATTTAAGGATCTGGAAGTTCCCTGGTATTCCTGCCTGAATCCTCTTGTACATATTTTTAAGGCATGCAAATGGAATATGGTTTGCAGCACAATCAAAACCAGACACAGCCACTGTCTATGCACTGAATTCCTATTGGAATAAGTGATTTCTTACTTTATTGAGGTGGAggtttgtttctgttgcagAGTGCTTGTAGGTGACAGTTTTCACCACATGGTGGTGCCAGTCATTGCAAAACATaattcttgttctgttttttttttttttttttgtttctttttcttgaaaaaGTTCCGCTCATTTATGTATTAACAGATTGTTTGACTCTTAAGTGTCTCACATTGAGAGAAATATTCagcaaatattttatatttaagtgTCAAGGGCATAATGGTATGGCAGCTTTAAGAGCTGCTTCAGTCTTAAGTGCCTTTTTTCTTGGAATTGCCACATTTAGTGTCTAATTGCATGTTGCAGCTACATAGTTTACATCGGAAGATGTTTTTCTGAGGTTTTTGAAGAATTTGAGGTTGAAAAgaacaacgaaaaaaaaaagtcacaggtTTATTCTTGGAAGCACATCTGTGTCTGAGGatccaaaaacacagaaactgtaCCTGTTACACATGGgctattttttttgctttttattcataaggatgtgtgtgtgtgtgtgtgtgtgtgtgtgtgtgtgtgtgtgtgtgtgtgtgtgtgtgtgtgtgtgtgtgtgtgcgcgcgtgcgtgcgtgcgtgtgtgtgtgtgtgtgtgtgtgtttcagcgaCTCAGAAGGCAAAGTATTAAACGTTTCATTTGCAACAATCAAAACGTGATGATTGGCTCTCTCTTAATGTGATGCTCTCCAAAAATATACCGGATTTGTTTTAGAGGAAACACAAGCTTGTCTAAGATGAACCAATTCGGATTCATAAGATTTGATCATCTTCAAATGATCATTTGGTCACTATGGGTACTTTATTGAGTCAAAGTGGTGCTAAGTGTTGTAGCAACTTTTCACTTCAAGATATTTTACTAAAATTATTAATCAAGAGTTGGAAGGGAAAACTCATCTGTATGTGGCATATGCAGATCTTGCATCAGTGCATgagcgtgtgtgttttgtgatgtGAAGTTTAGTCAgcagatggaataattcatgaAGCAGTTATATAATTGAATAATTAAAGATGCAGTTGTGAGGATTTGTCAATTTAAcgaacttttgtttttttttttttgttttggagccTGAACCTGCTCTGTTCTTGATAAATGTCTTTGCAGAGTGAAATATCTGCACTCCGCAGTAGCCAGACTGTTGTTGAGGTAAATGAAATTTACCttactaaacttttttttttttttttaatcaggttttctttttcaacaaaagagaaaatgcgTCATGCCTGGCTCTGTATGACACTGACCTTTAGATCTTTGAGAACTGGCTCATTTTTGTGAGtctttgtaatttgtttgtcaAGCCTGAGAGCCTACCCTCATTGTGTCTCAGAGTGACAGCACTACCAGACTTACACACCTTCCTCCCCAGTTTGAGCTCAACATGCTGGGACAAGAACAACATTAACCattcaataaaagcaaaacaactcTCCTTGTGTATCTGAGAGAAACGATGCATAGAGTGTTCACTGTATTATGCATATCGcagattttattccattttttttatttgcacagaaaagccttttCTCTCAGCTGAATTTAGTATCTTATTTGTGCACGGAGCTCAGGTTAAGTTTCTTTCCCATGAGGGAAAATACCTAAGATCTGATAAGTGAagtaaaaactgtgtgtttatatgcttctccctccctcccatgTCTGGAAATTAGATTCTTTTGGTCAACCACAGTCAACAAGTACACACAAGTAAAACGTCTGCCTCAGTTACAGGAGGCATCAGTTTTCTTACTGCAACTCAGAAAAGTCAAAGTCTACAGGGTAGCTTATCTTTCCGTCAGCTGACAGGTCAGAGCACTCCATCTGCTTATTTATTGTGCAGTTTGACAGAAAGCTGCTTATTTATACTCCAAGTgttgcatgtatttatttaacaaaatatattGTCTGTTTTAAGTTCATtataatataaatgtgttttcttagTTCTGTTTTTATCAATAAATTGGTTTTCTACTAAACTCATTTTCTTtacactgctgttttcttcGCATTGAGGTGCAAACATGAAATCTGCCATCACTGGATCTAAGCTGTTGCTGTAAAAATGATTCTTTTCAGTCCCAGGTTTGTGAAAttagacatttattttcaaaacagacttcacatacaataaataaattaaattgcaaTATTCAAACACTGCTATACAAACAATTTCAAGTTCATCTTCATGAGGGGTTGACATTTGGGGTCAGGTGGCTTTCACTTAGAGTAGCACGATCAAACTGTgtcaccaacaacacaaacaaatataaatctaaaatgTCATATCTCACATTCCTATGAGTTACACTGAAACTTTCCCATTTCCACTTTGTACAGTTCATCTGGGAATGTAAATTGTCTTCCATTAAATGCTCAGCAATGAGTTCAGTGTTGTCAAAGAATATAGACATGCAATAAACTACTGGTGGTTTTACAAAAAGAAAGGGGTTTATGGttcaattaatttttatttaccaTCGAGATCTGAATACTGCAGCTGCTACAGATGGACGCTGGTAAAGTctgaggcgtgtgtgtgtgtgtgtgtgtgtaactgctCAGGCATGCGACACAGGCAGGGAAGTCATGGCGTGGGTTGGCAGCATCGGTTGAAACATGGATGGAGGGGGGTGTACTGTGGGCACACACAAAGCACCAGTCATTACTGTAATTCATTAGTGGCATACTACtataaaaatgttcatgttaaaaTCATCTCATTCTGCCTTATGtcttttattataataattaataatatagGTTATTCTCCGCAATATGAAAATCTTCTATTAGTATTTACtgctttctttaaaataaatgacttttatTTGTGCTGGGCACACGTCAGGTCGTACGACCAGCGGGCCAAAGTTTCCACTTCTCAGCAggacaacacaaaaagaactACACTAAAGGTAAAATGATCATTAATCAAAGGAAAGTAttatgttattgtgttgttgttttttttttttggtatgaaATATAACATCAAATCATCTGCATATACACAAAATGTGTAGTTTTC contains:
- the slc44a5b gene encoding choline transporter-like protein 5-B isoform X1; the protein is MARKTDIPSPYYGEPRKFDPNFRGPVQNRSCTDVVCCVIFVIVIFGYIALGTVAWIHGDPRKVVYPTDSHGQFCGQKNTPNANKAILFYFNMLKCASPAVLINLQCPTTQLCVSKCPDRFATLLDAWNSKNWEYYKQFCKPGFEISSKSALEVIRDEDCPSMIVPSRPFLQRCFPDFITRDGLLTVANQTLFKDGENKERSVSDLKAAAKAANSTPREFWTDIKGGIASLLNAKEVGMKIFEDYANSWNWIVIGLVITMVVSLLFILLLRYTAGVLLWLIVFCAITAVGYGIWHCYWEYSTLRGKPGTNVTISDIGFHTDFSIYLKISETWLIFMISLAAIETIIVVILIFLRSRLRIAVALLKEGSKAISYIMSTLFYPIITFFLLAICIAYWAVTAVFLASSGYAVYKVTSPDDKCMYANITCNPKTFSQTNITKVCPGSQCMFAFYGGESVYHRYILVLHLCNLFVFLWLVNFTIALGQCTLAGAFASYYWALKKPNDIPACPLYSSFSRAICYHTGSLAFGSLIIAVVQTVRIVLEYLDQKLKGSQNACARYLLCCLKCCFWCLENFLKFINRNAYIMIAIYGKSFCTSSKDAFFLLMRNVIRVAVLDKVTDFLLFLGKLLISGSVGVLAFFFFTRQIPVIQEEVPSLNYYWVPLLTVIFGSYMVAQGFFNVYAMCVDTLFLCFLWDLEVNDGSLERPFYMEKGLRHVLNKKNAVRKKRG
- the slc44a5b gene encoding choline transporter-like protein 5-B isoform X2: MARKTDIPSPYYGEPRKFDPNFRGPVQNRSCTDVVCCVIFVIVIFGYIALGTVAWIHGDPRKVVYPTDSHGQFCGQKNTPNANKAILFYFNMLKCASPAVLINLQCPTTQLCVSKCPDRFATLLDAWNSKNWEYYKQFCKPGFEISSKSALEVIRDEDCPSMIVPSRPFLQRCFPDFITRDGLLTVANQTLFKDGENKERSVSDLKAAANQVTAMQQGVERGIASLLNAKEVGMKIFEDYANSWNWIVIGLVITMVVSLLFILLLRYTAGVLLWLIVFCAITAVGYGIWHCYWEYSTLRGKPGTNVTISDIGFHTDFSIYLKISETWLIFMISLAAIETIIVVILIFLRSRLRIAVALLKEGSKAISYIMSTLFYPIITFFLLAICIAYWAVTAVFLASSGYAVYKVTSPDDKCMYANITCNPKTFSQTNITKVCPGSQCMFAFYGGESVYHRYILVLHLCNLFVFLWLVNFTIALGQCTLAGAFASYYWALKKPNDIPACPLYSSFSRAICYHTGSLAFGSLIIAVVQTVRIVLEYLDQKLKGSQNACARYLLCCLKCCFWCLENFLKFINRNAYIMIAIYGKSFCTSSKDAFFLLMRNVIRVAVLDKVTDFLLFLGKLLISGSVGVLAFFFFTRQIPVIQEEVPSLNYYWVPLLTVIFGSYMVAQGFFNVYAMCVDTLFLCFLWDLEVNDGSLERPFYMEKGLRHVLNKKNAVRKKRG
- the slc44a5b gene encoding choline transporter-like protein 5-B isoform X3, which encodes MARKTDIPSPYYGEPRKFDPNFRGPVQNRSCTDVVCCVIFVIVIFGYIALGTVAWIHGDPRKVVYPTDSHGQFCGQKNTPNANKAILFYFNMLKCASPAVLINLQCPTTQLCVSKCPDRFATLLDAWNSKNWEYYKQFCKPGFEISSKSALEVIRDEDCPSMIVPSRPFLQRCFPDFITRDGLLTVANQTLFKDGENKERSVSDLKAAAKGIASLLNAKEVGMKIFEDYANSWNWIVIGLVITMVVSLLFILLLRYTAGVLLWLIVFCAITAVGYGIWHCYWEYSTLRGKPGTNVTISDIGFHTDFSIYLKISETWLIFMISLAAIETIIVVILIFLRSRLRIAVALLKEGSKAISYIMSTLFYPIITFFLLAICIAYWAVTAVFLASSGYAVYKVTSPDDKCMYANITCNPKTFSQTNITKVCPGSQCMFAFYGGESVYHRYILVLHLCNLFVFLWLVNFTIALGQCTLAGAFASYYWALKKPNDIPACPLYSSFSRAICYHTGSLAFGSLIIAVVQTVRIVLEYLDQKLKGSQNACARYLLCCLKCCFWCLENFLKFINRNAYIMIAIYGKSFCTSSKDAFFLLMRNVIRVAVLDKVTDFLLFLGKLLISGSVGVLAFFFFTRQIPVIQEEVPSLNYYWVPLLTVIFGSYMVAQGFFNVYAMCVDTLFLCFLWDLEVNDGSLERPFYMEKGLRHVLNKKNAVRKKRG